Within the Opitutaceae bacterium TAV5 genome, the region GCAGACGGATCAGGCCATCGGGCACCTGCGCGTCACGGATCACCGTGAGGCACGCATCGATGGCGGCGAGTTTTTCGGGCGAGACATTCCCGGCGGCAGCGGCGGCAGATGTCGGTGACGCAGTGGCGAACAGGCAGGCAAGCAGCAAGCCGCCGGGAAACGGGCGGGAGGCAGGGATGTTTGTTGGCATAGGAGAAAGTGCGGAACCGGCGGGGGCGGGAAATCAGCGGAACACGGTTTTGGCAGTCATCATGGAAAGGGAAAATCAGCGGTAGGGAGATTTCTGGCTGGTCGGACGGAAAACAGGCATGCCGGTAGCGACATGCCCGTCCGCGAACAGCATGTTGCCCTGGTGGTTCCCGTGCGGGCCGATTCCTTCGGCGTCTCCGTTGGGGACGTCGGGATTTGTCCTCTCCGCCATAAGCCAGACCCGGGAGGGATTCTGCTCCTGGGAGGCATCCGCCAGGCCGCTGGCGACCGCATCCGGATCGAGTGGATCAGCGAGCGTCGTGCGCCGTCCGTACACGCTGGCGCCCATGTACCATATGTAGCATGCCTTGGCCCTGACGGCCCCGAAATATGAACTCTCTCCCGTCGTCTTCAGGGCAGGGCACACCCCCACATTCCGGTTATCGAGGTAGGTGCTCAGGTAAGAGTAGACGCTGTCCGGTCTGGTCCAGACGAGTTCTTCGTCGCCCAAATAATCATAGGCGGGAAAATCCCGCAGGGTATAGCCTCCCGCATCCCACAACTTCCCGGAGCCGTTGGGCAACTGCTTGTGATCCGCCTCGTACAAGGCCAGGGCGACGCCAAACTGGCGGAGATTGCCGAGGCAGACGGCCTTGGCCGCCTTGCTGCGCACCATGCCGAGCCCCGAGATGATAATGGCTGCCAGAATACCGATGATGGCGATGACGGCGAGCAGTTCGATCAGGGTGAACGCCCCTGATGCTTTTCTTCCGAAACGGGAAATTCCCGGATAAACTCCGGACAATTCTGTCCGGATAAAATGAATACGTGTGCTATGGTGTTTCTTGTCCATTGGTTGCGGGCGCTGCCGGCAGCGTGCCCTTCAGCCGGACCGGCAGCGGCGGTTCCGGCTGGCCCAGCGTCCGCCGCATCAGGAGCGACAACAGCCGGGAGGCGATTTCCTTTATATCTACATCGTAGCGAAGAACCGGCACACCGTAGTGAAGGTTTATGCCCTTGTTGGCCAGGGTGAGCACCACGATATCGTCGGGAACGGATATCTGGCGCTTCACCAGAGCAAGAGCCACGCCACGCGCGGCGATGTCGTCGGATACGATCAACGCATCCGGCCGATCGGCCCGGCCGCTCCAGGACGGAGCCGCCTGCAACACGCGCTGGTAACCCTCCCGCTCGAACGACGCTCCGCCGCGATCGACCTGCAACTGGAGAATTTCCGGCTCGGGCAAACCGAGTTCCCGCACCGCGGCGGATAACCCCTCGAGGTCGTCGAGACGGTCGTTTTCCGCCTCGGCAAAACTCCTGACATAGGCGATGCGCCTCCGCCCGAGGGAAGCGAGATGCCTCACGCTCTGCCAGGCAAAATCCCGGTAGTCGAGCAACACATCGGGCGTCTCGCTCTCCACTCCCCAGTGCACGACCGGCAGCTTGTGGTCCTCCACCGGCAGGTTGCCCCCCTGCAACACCGAATTCAGGTCGATGATGCCGGTGAAGGAATAATTGGAGAGATCCGTCATCAACTGGTTGAAAACCGGATCCACCCGCTCCCCCTCCTGCCGGCGAAAGCTCCACGCACCATCGTACATGCGGCAGATCCAGCCCAGCCGGCTGCCCTCCAGACGCAGGTGGTTCATCAGCGTGCGGGCAAACCAGGCCGGCTCGTCCGAAAGGCTGGATTCCATCACGACCGCCACATTCATCAGCTTCTGCCCCTGGGCCACGAAACAGCCCCGGCGCTGACGGCGATCCACCAGACCCGAAGCGGCCAGGCGCGAGAGCGCGCGGTTCAATGACACCGTGGATACCCGTAACTCCCGCGCCATGTCGGCAACCGAAGGCAGGCGCTGGCCCGGCTTCAGGGTACCTTCCTCGATCAGCCTGCGAAGCTGGCGCTCCAGCTGAATGTCCGTCGAGTCAGCGGTTTGTATGTCGATTTTCAGATCAAGACGCATGCGGCATGATGTCGTTGCACCGGAAAAGACGAGAGATAATCCGGTTCGTCAATTTAAATTTTCATTTATTTCTATCTAAAAAATATATGATAATATTATTTGACGAGAGAAAATTCCCCGACCACGGTTCGCCTCCGCACAGCCCTTGCTGAAATCATGAAAACGTCTCTCATCACATCCGGAGTCCTGGCAGGACTCGTTCTCGCGTCGCTGACGCTGCCGTGCCGCACCGAGGCCGCACTGATTGCTTACGAAGGTTTCGACTACACGTCCGGTGACGCCCTGTCCGGCCAGGCGGGCGGCGATGGCTGGCTCGCTGGCGGATTCGCCTGGGGCGCCGCTCCGGTTTCCGGGGGAGAGGCCAACGCCACGGTCGGCGCGGGGAATCTCGATCATGCCGGCCTTTCCGCCACGGGGAATCATGCCGTTGTCTCGGCCGCGGGCGCTTACCCCAACCGGTATATCGCCGTTGCTCCTTATGGCGGACTTCCGTTCGGCAACGCCGGCAATCCGGTGACCGAACTCTGGATCGGATTTCTCTTTCAGCCGGATACAAGCAGCTTCGCACAGTTGCGCCTGAGCACGTTCGGTGCCGAAGGCGGGGGCAGTATCATGAGTTTCGGCTCATCGCTCGGCCACGCGGAACTGGGCAACGTCGTCAGCGAGGCCGACGACGTATTCGTTTCCGGGCAGACTTACTTCATCGCCGTCCAGATCCTGTTCAATACCGACTCCGGTGCCGCCGACACCGTGCACATGTACGTCAATCCGACGCCCGGCCCGGTCGCCCCGTCGGTCAGCGCCGCCCTTCTCACCAACACCGGCGCCGACATCAGTTTCGAGCGTATCGGTCTGGTCGCCGGCACATCGGCGGCGTTCGACGAAATCCGCATCGGCACCACCTTTGCCGATATAGCCCCGGCGGTGATTCCCGAACCCGCCGCCGCCGGCCTGATGCTCTGCGCAGTCGCACTTTCGGGAGCGTGGTTCCTCCGCAGACGCGCGGGTCGCGTTTCCGCCTCCGGTCACCTGCGGTAACACCGGCACCGCGCAAAACCCTTCCCGTATCCGTTCCATGACGAGCGCAAAAATTACCGGCACGTTTGTCGATTTCTCCTTCCGTACCCACCAGGACGAGCGTCTGCTGGACTGGGACATCAACCGATGGAAGGAGGAGTTTGGCGACATGCGCGCGGCCGGTATCGACACCGTGATACCGGCGCGCGCCATGCTCTGGGGGCAGCCCTATTACCACTCCCGCATCTATCCCTGTTTCCAGGAACGCGACGTGCTCACGCCCTTCATGCAGGCCGCGGGGGAAACGGGCATGAAGGTTTTCCTCGCCGGCTATCTGAACAAACACTTTTTCACGGCAAGCGACGCCGACTTCGTCCGCATGATGAAGCGGGACAGGAACATCTATCGCACGCTCTATGCCGAGCAGTTCGAGCTCTATGCCGGCATGGCGGAGCTCGCCGGCTTCTACATCTCCAACGAACCGGACTACGACGCCAGCTCCGTGCCGCCGCGGACAGACGCTCTCGTCGAGTTCATGTCCGGCGTCTACGAGGACGCCAGGCAGATCGCCGACCTGCCGGTGATGACGTCCCCGTTTTTCTCGCTCGCCCGGCCGCCGGCCGTCGTGGCCGCCTGGTGGGATGCGCTGCTCGAAACCCGCATCTGCGATATCGTCGCGATGCAGGACGGCGTCGGCTGCGAACGCGGTATCACCGCCGCCGCTTCCCAGGGTTATTTCGCCGCGCTGGCTCCCGTTTACCGGAAACATGGCGTGGAATTCTGGCACAACCTCGAGACGTTCGTGATCGACCCGCGCTTCGGCCCGCTCGGTGAATCGTCCGACCCGTCCTTCCTCGTCCTGACGCCGGCGCCCGTCGAACGCATGGAGGAGCAATACCGGCGAAATGCGCGCTACGTGACCCGCACCATCACCTGGGAATACGGCCATTTTCTCGGGCGCATCCAGGCCGGACGCGACTGGTACGCGGCCTTCTCGCGCTGGAATACCGGAAGCGGCGAACAGTCCGCCCCGGCCGTTCCCGACGAGGAGATGGCCGAAGAAGTGCTGACCTGAAACAGAATCCGCCCGGCTCGCCGGCCGGGGAAACCGCAAGCAACCAGTATCCACACAATAGTTACACCGGCCGCCGACCGGGCGGCCAGACGCGACATGGACGCCACACTTTCACGCATTCGGGACCAAAACCGGCGGGCTCTTCTGGAGGACACTCTTCCCTTCTGGCTCCGCCACGGCATCGACCGCGAGCACGGCGGCTACCGGTTTTATCTGGACCGGGATGGCTCGGCCTACGGCGATGACAAGCCGGTGTGGCTGCACGGACGCTTCGTCTGGCTGCTCGCCACGCTTTACGCGGACATCGAAGCCCGGCCCGAATGGCTGGAACTCGCCCGGCACGGGGCCGATTTCCTGCGGCGCCACGCCTTCGACACCGACGGCCGGATGTTTTTCCTGCTCGACCGGACCGGACGCCCGCTGCGCAAACGCCGCTACTTTTTCAGCGAAGTGTTTGCCGCCATGGCGTTTTCTGCCCTCGCGCGCGTCACCGGCGCCCCGCGGGATCTCGACGACGCCGCGCGCCTTGTCGCCACCCTGGAAACCTGTCTTGTTGATCCCGATACATCATCCCCGAAATTTCCTCCCAAATGGGAACCCGGCACACGGCCTTCCCAGGGTCTCGCCGGTCCCATGGCCGTGCTGCGGGCCGCCCAGGAATTCCGCAAGGTCGACACCACCGGCCTGGCCGACCGCCTCGCCACAGGATGCGTGAACCGCATCCGCGACCACTTTGTGAAGGAGGAGTTCGAGGCCGTGCTCGAAACCGTCGGCCCGGATGGCGAATTTATCGACACACCCGAAGGACGCCTCCTCTGTCCCGGCCACGCCATCGAGGCCGGCTGGTTCATCCTCGAAGAAGCCGTCCGCCGCCGGCCGCACGATGCCGGTCTCGTCCGCCTCGGCAGCAAGATTATCGACTGGAGCTGGCGCCGCGGGTGGGACAACGAGTATGGCGGGCTCCTCTACTTTCGCGACGTCCTCGGCAAACCCTGCACCGAATACTGGCACGACATGAAATTCTGGTGGCCGCACAACGAGGCTGCCATTGCCACCCTGATGGCCTGGCGCCTCACCGGCGAGGCGCATCACCTGGAGCGGTTTCATCAGGTTTACGGGTGGGCCATGGCTCATTTCCCCGATCCCGAATACGGCGAGTGGTTCGGTTACCTGCATCGCGACGGCCGCCTCTCCTCCCCGGTCAAGGGCGGTTGCTGGAAAGGGGCGTTTCACCTGCCCCGCATGCAGCTTTATCTGGGCTGGTTTATCGACCGCCTCGTCACTCCGGACGCGGCACAGCAGGAGGCCGCCTCATGAACGACCTCCATGTTTCGTGGATAGATTCCCTTATCGTCATCGTCTATGTGGTGGCAACGCTCATGGTCGGGCTGGTCGCCGTGCGCTATTTCCGGAAGGGAAAGACCAGCGAGGATGAGTATTATCTCGGCGGACGCCGCGTGCCTGCCTGGGTCAATGGCATGTCGTCCGCCGTCACCGCGATCAACTCGGACGTGGCGCCGGCCTACTGCGGCATGGCCGCGGTAGTCGGGCTGAGCGTGAGCTGGTTTTACCTGTCGCGTTTCGGGATGACGATGATGATCGGCGCGCTCCTGTTTGCGGCCAGATGGAGGGCGCTGGGCATCACCACCGGCCCGCAGTTCGCCTCGATCCGTTTCGGCGGCCGGAGTGCGTCGATGGTGCGCATCGTCAATTCGTTTCTCAGCGTCACCATCGCGATGGTGCCCTGGATCGGCGCGGGCATTCTCGGCGCGCACATGATTTTCAGACCCCTTTTCGGTTTCCAGTCGGAGTGGCTCACCATCGCCCTGGTCGTCATCCCGGTCCTGATCTACGTGTGGGTGGCCGGATACCTCGGCGTCGTATTCACGGATGTGTTACAGACAGCCGTGATCATTCTCGCCAGCCTCTTCATGATCGGCGCCGTCCTCTGGCACTTCGGCGGCCCCTCCGGCCTGGCCGGGGCGATCAGCGCGGCCGATCCGGCCCGGGCCGGGCAGATCCTCTCCGCCACGCCTGCCGGCGACCACCGCGTGCTGACGCCCCTGCTGGTGTTTCTCTGGCTGATCGTGCCCGCCATCGGCAGCAACGGCGGCGTGGCGCTCGACGGCCAGCGGCTGTTCTCCTGCAAGAACAGCAAGGAAGCTGCCAAATCCATGATCTGGGGCTACGGTTGCCTGACCCTCGTGCTGCTGGCGCTGACGCTTCCCGCGATGGGCGTCATCGCGTTGCGGCCGGAAATTTTCGACGCGGCTCCCGGCGAACGGGAGCAGGCTTACGGCATCATGCTCGGCTCCTTCCTGCCGACCGGTGCCCTGGGTCTGACGCTGGCTGCCGTGCTGGCCAGCGTGATGTCCACCCTCAGCGGGCATCTCAACTACGCCTCGCAGACCATCATCAACGACATCTACCGTCCCCTTGGGGGAGATCCCGGCCCGCGACTCTCGCTGTGGCTGGGCCGCGCGTTCACGCTGGTCATCGTCGGCCTCTCTATCGTTGTCGTGTTCAACAGCCGCTCCCTGATCGGCATCGCCATCACGGTCGCGGGCCTGGCCGGAGCCGCCGCCTCGTTCGGCTGGGGGCAATGGTGGTGGTGGCGCGCCAACGTGTGGGGATGGGTGACAGCCACCTTCGGCGGTCCGGTCATCTACGTCATTATCGGAGTGGTCCTCGGTCGCTGGACATGGTGGCAGGAACGTTGGGCGCTGCCGAGTCCGGATACGGCGGGCATGCTTCACGCCGCCGCCGGCATCGCCGTGACCACGGTCGCCTGGATCGTCGTCTCGTTGCTGACCCCGGCGACGAAACGGGAACAGCTCGTCGAGTTTTACCGTCGCGCGCGTCCGTCCGGGCTCTGGGGCCCCGTCCGCGCGGAAGTAGCCCGGATCGAGGGACCCGGCGCCGTGCCGCCCCGATATGGCATCCTGTGCGGATTGATGATCGGACTGATCGGGGTCGCCATGATGACGTCGATGATCGTGGCCCTCAGCGAGCTGTTCATCGGCCGTTACACGGCTGCATCGGGAGCCGGATGCGCGGGAATTATTACGGGATTTGTATTCAAAAAAGCATTCAACTGGCATATCGACCGTCTTGATCCGGAGCGAATGCAGCGACACGGAAGTTTCGCCTGCACAAACGAAAAACACTCAGCCGGGCTCGACGCCCTGAAAATCCCGCCGCAGCCCGCTGCTTCCGAATCCGGCAGTCCGTGAGGGGGGGCGCCCTCCGGCAGCTTGCGGCCACCGGAATCTCTTTACGCTTTCGGCCTCCCGGCGCTGTGTCCCCGATCTGCCGGAGCAAACCGCTTGTCGAGGTCTCTCCCGTTTTCATCAGAGGGCCGGTCTGCGATTCGTTTTGCCTTTGCCGGACAACAAAAACGATGTTTTCCGCCTCTCGTCCCTGTAATTTTCTGTTTCATTTATATTTCATAAAAATTTAAATATAAATAAATTATGTAAAAAAAGATGACCTGGTTGCAGGCCGGATCCAGGCACTCCGGCCGCGGCTCCTCCTTGCGCCGGGCCGAATCCTCGCTAACTGGTTTCGGCTCCCGTGCTCACGAACGCCAACCTGCCACCGCCGCCACGCCGTCCACTTTCCCTCGGGGTCATTTTCCTGACGCTCTACATCGACCTGATCGGGTTCTCGATCATCTTCCCGCTCGCACCGGACCTGCTCGGCCATTACCTGGCGGTCGATGGCAAGGCGGGGCTCCTCGGCTGGCTGCTCGACCGGCTCGAAGTCCTCGCCGGCCTGCTCGGCAATACCAACAACCTGACGGTGGTGCTGTTCGGCGGCGTGATCAGTTCGCTGTTCTCGCTCCTGCAATTTGTTTTCGCGCCGTTCTGGGGCGGCCTTTCCGACCGGCGCGGCCGGCGCGGCGTGCTCCTGCTCACGGTCGCCGGCACCACGGCCAGTTATCTGCTCTGGGCGCTCAGTGGCTCGTTCTGGATTTTCCTCCTCGCCCGCCTCCTCGGCGGCGCTTTCGGCGGCAACCTCTCCGTGGCGACCGCCGCCGTCGCCGACGTGACGACCCGCGCCGAACGGGCCAAGGCCATGGGCATCGTGGGCGCGGCGTTCGGCCTCGGGCTGATCACCGGTCCGCTCGTCGGCGCCGGCGCCGCGCAGATCAACCTGCTCGCGCATTTCCCCTCGCTGGCGGCCTGGGGCGTCAACCCGTTTTCGATGCCGGCGCTCGTCGCCTTCCTGCTGAGCACGGCCAACCTGTTCTGGATTCGCGCGCGTTTTCGCGAGACCCTTTCGGCCGACGCCCGCGGCCGGGCCGCCGAGCCGCGCCTGCGCAATCCCGTGCGCGCCATCCTCGGGCTCGAAAATCCGTCCGTGCGCGGCGTCAATCTGGTGGCCTTCATCTATGCGCTCGCGTTCGTCGCGATGGAGGCCTCGCTGGTGTTTGTCGGCGCGGAGCGGTTTGGCTACACGGCCCGGCAAAACGGCATGGTGATGGGTTTTCTCGGCCTTTGCTCGATCATCACGCAGGGCTACATCGTCCGCAAGCTGCTCAACCGCGTGCCGGAAACGGGCATCCTCGGCAGCGGCCTGCTGCTGACGACGGCCGGGCTGGTCAGCGTCGGTTTTGCCGGGCATCCGGCTTTCCTGTATCTGGGCGCCGCGTTGCTGGCGACGGGCGCCGGCCTGGTCAACCCGGCCACAACCGGGCTGATCTCGTTGTACTCGGGCGCGGAGGAACAGGGACGCGTGCTCGGCATCTACCGCGGGCTCGGATCGCTGGCGCGAGCGGTGACGCCGTTGCTTGCGGGCATCATCTACTACGCGGTGCCCGGCCACAGCCGCACGCTCTACGTGCTGGCGGCCGCGTTGGCGGTTTTTGCCTGGGCGCTCGGGCGGCGGTTGCCGCAGCCGGAAACCGGATGACAGAGGCCAGGTGACCAGAGACCAGAGGCCAGAGCCCGGAGGACAAGGGGTCAGATTTGAAGAGCTTCCGGCCTCCGGCCTCTGTCATCTGGCCTCTGGCCTCCGCTCCGGCGGAAACGGAAGACGCCCGCGCCGTCGTGGCCGTCGATCCAGGGGCGGAGGAGGCGCGTTTCCTCGAGGCGGAATTGTCCGCCGCATTTCTGGAGGAATGTTTCCACGACGGCCTCGTTTTCCTCCTGCTCCAGGCTGCAGGTGCTGTACACCAGCCGGCCGCCGGGGGTGACGTGGCGCGAGACGGCTTCGAGCAACTCGTATTGCTGCCGCGCGTGCTTCGCGAAATCGGTCTGCTGCAACCGCCACTTCACGTCCACCCGGTGGCGCATCACGCCGGTGTTGGAGCAGGGCACGTCAACGAGCACGGCGGCGAAGCCGCCCGGCGCGAGTTTGCCGAGAGCGGCGCCGGCCTGGCCTTGCAGCAGGTTGAGCGGCACGCGCTCCATCTGCACGCCGGCGGGGGCGCGGGAAAGATTTTCTTCCAGGCGCGTCTGGCGCGGACCCGGCAGATCGACCGAGATGATCCGGCCGCTGCGCATCCGGTCGGCGATCTTGAGGGATTTGCCGCCGGGCGCGGCGCAGGCATCGAGGATCGTCTCGCCGGGGAGGGGCGCGAGGAGATCCACGGCGTGGCGCGTGGACGGGTCCTGCAAAAACAGGTCGCCCGTCCGGAGCATCGCCTCGATGCGCGGCCATTCGCTGGTGCGCACTTCGTAGAACTGCGGCCACGAGGTCGGCACGAGCGCGGTCCCGGCATCGGCGGGGAGGTTTTTTTCGGGATGCCGCCAGCGCGCGTAAACGGGCGCGGGCCGCAGGTTCCACTCGAGCAAGGCGCGCGTGGCCTCGGCGCCGAACCGGGCGAGCCAGCGCTCCACCATCCAGGCGGGGTGCGAATAAAATTCGCCGAGCGCCGGTGCGGAAGCGAGCCGGCCGGGAGCGGTCGCGGCGGCGAACGTGGCGGCGAGCTTGCGGACCACGGCATTGACCATCCGCGCCTCGGCCGGGCTGGCGAGCTGACGGGTTTTCTCGACGGCATGATGGACGACTTTGGCCACAAACCCTTCGTCGTCGCTGCGGCTGCCGTCGATCAGCTCGAAGCCGCTGAGCAGGAACACCGCCTGGACTTCCGGGCGGGGCATGCGTTCGACGAGCGGTGTCACGGCGGCTTCGATACGGCCGAGGTGGCGGAGCGCGCCGAGCAGGAGATGCTGGCAGCGCGCGCGACCGGCACGGCCGAGCGAGGGCGGGAGTTCGGCGAGCAGGAGATCGATGCGCGCGTTTTCATCGAGCCAGCGGGTGAGGAGGCGGGCGGCGGTCAGCCAGGAATCGGTGCGGGTAACAGGAGCAGTTTCCATGTGCGCTCCACGCTTCGCGGTCCGGGGCGGCTGGCAAGCGCAGAGGTTGGAGGAATGGGAGATAGGGGAGAGATGGGAAGTATGGGAGATAGGGGATGGAACCAGCGGGGCGGGACTACCTTGCCGGGCTTTCGACGCTTGCGCCCTGCAGGTGGCGCCAGCGGGCGACCACGCGGCGGAAGATGCTCTCCGGATCCAGGCCGTGCCCGGCGCGCAGGGTGGCGACATCGTTGCCGTGGCCGATGAAACAGTCGGGCCAGCCGATGCGTTCCACGGCAGCGACGGCTGACGCCGCCGGTTTGGAGTTTGGAGTTTCGGGTTCAGCGTTGTCGGCGAAGGAGCGGCGCTCGCCTGAACCCGAAACCCTGAACCCTGAACCCTGAACTGCCGCCGCGTCAGCGGCGGCGAGCGTCTCCAGCACCGCGCTGCCGAAGCCGCCGGCGAGGACGTGGTCCTCCATCGTCACGAGGAGCGGCACGCTCGCGGCGTGTTCGAGCAGCAGGTCGCGATCGAGCGGCTTGACGAAGCGCGCGTTGACCACGCCGGCGGAGATGCCTTCTTCGGCGGCGAGCCGGTCGGCGAGTTCCTGCGCGTCGGCCACCATGTTGCCGAGCGCCCAGATCATGATGTCGTCGCCGTCGCGCACCCCTTCGGCCTTGCCGACGGGGA harbors:
- a CDS encoding sodium:solute symporter — translated: MNDLHVSWIDSLIVIVYVVATLMVGLVAVRYFRKGKTSEDEYYLGGRRVPAWVNGMSSAVTAINSDVAPAYCGMAAVVGLSVSWFYLSRFGMTMMIGALLFAARWRALGITTGPQFASIRFGGRSASMVRIVNSFLSVTIAMVPWIGAGILGAHMIFRPLFGFQSEWLTIALVVIPVLIYVWVAGYLGVVFTDVLQTAVIILASLFMIGAVLWHFGGPSGLAGAISAADPARAGQILSATPAGDHRVLTPLLVFLWLIVPAIGSNGGVALDGQRLFSCKNSKEAAKSMIWGYGCLTLVLLALTLPAMGVIALRPEIFDAAPGEREQAYGIMLGSFLPTGALGLTLAAVLASVMSTLSGHLNYASQTIINDIYRPLGGDPGPRLSLWLGRAFTLVIVGLSIVVVFNSRSLIGIAITVAGLAGAAASFGWGQWWWWRANVWGWVTATFGGPVIYVIIGVVLGRWTWWQERWALPSPDTAGMLHAAAGIAVTTVAWIVVSLLTPATKREQLVEFYRRARPSGLWGPVRAEVARIEGPGAVPPRYGILCGLMIGLIGVAMMTSMIVALSELFIGRYTAASGAGCAGIITGFVFKKAFNWHIDRLDPERMQRHGSFACTNEKHSAGLDALKIPPQPAASESGSP
- a CDS encoding N-acylglucosamine 2-epimerase, which encodes MDATLSRIRDQNRRALLEDTLPFWLRHGIDREHGGYRFYLDRDGSAYGDDKPVWLHGRFVWLLATLYADIEARPEWLELARHGADFLRRHAFDTDGRMFFLLDRTGRPLRKRRYFFSEVFAAMAFSALARVTGAPRDLDDAARLVATLETCLVDPDTSSPKFPPKWEPGTRPSQGLAGPMAVLRAAQEFRKVDTTGLADRLATGCVNRIRDHFVKEEFEAVLETVGPDGEFIDTPEGRLLCPGHAIEAGWFILEEAVRRRPHDAGLVRLGSKIIDWSWRRGWDNEYGGLLYFRDVLGKPCTEYWHDMKFWWPHNEAAIATLMAWRLTGEAHHLERFHQVYGWAMAHFPDPEYGEWFGYLHRDGRLSSPVKGGCWKGAFHLPRMQLYLGWFIDRLVTPDAAQQEAAS
- a CDS encoding anchor protein → MKTSLITSGVLAGLVLASLTLPCRTEAALIAYEGFDYTSGDALSGQAGGDGWLAGGFAWGAAPVSGGEANATVGAGNLDHAGLSATGNHAVVSAAGAYPNRYIAVAPYGGLPFGNAGNPVTELWIGFLFQPDTSSFAQLRLSTFGAEGGGSIMSFGSSLGHAELGNVVSEADDVFVSGQTYFIAVQILFNTDSGAADTVHMYVNPTPGPVAPSVSAALLTNTGADISFERIGLVAGTSAAFDEIRIGTTFADIAPAVIPEPAAAGLMLCAVALSGAWFLRRRAGRVSASGHLR
- a CDS encoding MFS transporter, which gives rise to MLTNANLPPPPRRPLSLGVIFLTLYIDLIGFSIIFPLAPDLLGHYLAVDGKAGLLGWLLDRLEVLAGLLGNTNNLTVVLFGGVISSLFSLLQFVFAPFWGGLSDRRGRRGVLLLTVAGTTASYLLWALSGSFWIFLLARLLGGAFGGNLSVATAAVADVTTRAERAKAMGIVGAAFGLGLITGPLVGAGAAQINLLAHFPSLAAWGVNPFSMPALVAFLLSTANLFWIRARFRETLSADARGRAAEPRLRNPVRAILGLENPSVRGVNLVAFIYALAFVAMEASLVFVGAERFGYTARQNGMVMGFLGLCSIITQGYIVRKLLNRVPETGILGSGLLLTTAGLVSVGFAGHPAFLYLGAALLATGAGLVNPATTGLISLYSGAEEQGRVLGIYRGLGSLARAVTPLLAGIIYYAVPGHSRTLYVLAAALAVFAWALGRRLPQPETG
- a CDS encoding sun protein, which encodes METAPVTRTDSWLTAARLLTRWLDENARIDLLLAELPPSLGRAGRARCQHLLLGALRHLGRIEAAVTPLVERMPRPEVQAVFLLSGFELIDGSRSDDEGFVAKVVHHAVEKTRQLASPAEARMVNAVVRKLAATFAAATAPGRLASAPALGEFYSHPAWMVERWLARFGAEATRALLEWNLRPAPVYARWRHPEKNLPADAGTALVPTSWPQFYEVRTSEWPRIEAMLRTGDLFLQDPSTRHAVDLLAPLPGETILDACAAPGGKSLKIADRMRSGRIISVDLPGPRQTRLEENLSRAPAGVQMERVPLNLLQGQAGAALGKLAPGGFAAVLVDVPCSNTGVMRHRVDVKWRLQQTDFAKHARQQYELLEAVSRHVTPGGRLVYSTCSLEQEENEAVVETFLQKCGGQFRLEETRLLRPWIDGHDGAGVFRFRRSGGQRPDDRGRRPEALQI
- a CDS encoding N-terminal cleavage protein, translating into MDKKHHSTRIHFIRTELSGVYPGISRFGRKASGAFTLIELLAVIAIIGILAAIIISGLGMVRSKAAKAVCLGNLRQFGVALALYEADHKQLPNGSGKLWDAGGYTLRDFPAYDYLGDEELVWTRPDSVYSYLSTYLDNRNVGVCPALKTTGESSYFGAVRAKACYIWYMGASVYGRRTTLADPLDPDAVASGLADASQEQNPSRVWLMAERTNPDVPNGDAEGIGPHGNHQGNMLFADGHVATGMPVFRPTSQKSPYR
- a CDS encoding GntR family transcriptional regulator; this translates as MRLDLKIDIQTADSTDIQLERQLRRLIEEGTLKPGQRLPSVADMARELRVSTVSLNRALSRLAASGLVDRRQRRGCFVAQGQKLMNVAVVMESSLSDEPAWFARTLMNHLRLEGSRLGWICRMYDGAWSFRRQEGERVDPVFNQLMTDLSNYSFTGIIDLNSVLQGGNLPVEDHKLPVVHWGVESETPDVLLDYRDFAWQSVRHLASLGRRRIAYVRSFAEAENDRLDDLEGLSAAVRELGLPEPEILQLQVDRGGASFEREGYQRVLQAAPSWSGRADRPDALIVSDDIAARGVALALVKRQISVPDDIVVLTLANKGINLHYGVPVLRYDVDIKEIASRLLSLLMRRTLGQPEPPLPVRLKGTLPAAPATNGQETP